A window of Stenotrophomonas indicatrix genomic DNA:
TGTCCAGGACCGGGTTGATCCAGGGGTTCAGCGGTTCCTTGAAGGTACCCAGGATCGAGGCGAAGGTCTCGTCGGCCTGGGACAGCATGTTGGCAAACGCCGAGCGCGCGTTGCTGCTGAGGAATGGACGCTCGGACAGGCCCTTGAGGAACTTCTTCAGGTCGCTGCCATCGCCGGAGGACAGGCGGTAGACCGCACCCAGGGTCGGTGTGCCCTGCCCGCCCGGGAAGCCGCTGCTGCGCTCGTCATCCCAGTTCTCGAACAGGTACAGGGTGAAGGCGATGAAGGCATTGCGCGCCTGGCTGATCCAGAACTTCTGGTCTTCCGAGCCATCGGGATACAGCATCGCGCCGATGCTCATCAGGTCCGAGACACGGAACGCCGGGTCGTCGGAGACATAGCTGAGCGGGTTCCAGCGATGGGTGCGGCGATCTTCGGCGAAGGGGTTGAACAGGTAGATCTCCTGCCCCTGGCTGGCGCGCCAACCACTGGTCAGGTCGAAGTTTTCCTGCTTGATGTCCAGCACCACCAGCGATTCGCCGTACTCCAGCAGGTTCGGGATGACCACGCCGACGCCCTTGCCCGAACGGGTCGGGGCCGCCAGGATCACGAATTGCTGGCCGTCCAGCCGCACCAGCTTGCCGCCATGGCTGCCGACCACGATGCTCTGGCCGCTCTTCTTGAACATGCCGTGCTTGGCCAGATCCGCGCTGGTGGCAAAGCGCGCGTCACCGTGCAGCGAGCGCTTGTCCTTCTTCAGCAGCACGACCAGGCCGACGATGGCCAGCACCAGCAGCGGCAGGCCGAAGCCGAGGTAGCCGGCCCATTTGATCTTGCCCACGAACGGGGCAACCTGCGGCTGGCCGATGGCGTGGAAATACTGGTAATAGGTATTCCAGGTGAGCAGCTTGGTATCCAGACCAAGCAGCAGCAGCGTCAGGTAACCGGAAAGCACGAACCCAAGCAGCAGGGTCGCCAGCGTGATGATGGCGATGAGCAGATACTTCTTACTGGACAACACCCGAATCCTCCATGATGCGCCCGAGGGCGCGACGGCTTAGCGGCGGCGTCGCTGCGACGCCTTCCTCCGCAGGTTGACTTCATTCTCCAGCCCGGGCTCCACGCCCTCTTCCCGCACCAGTTCCTCAAGGTACCGGCGCGCATCGGCCAACGACATCAGGTCGGTCAGACGTTCCCCACCGTCGACGATGACCGCATGGCCGACCACATCGCCGGGAGCGTACACCGGCTCGTGGGTCACCGCTACCAGACGGAAGCGGCCGCGTAGTTCCAGCTGATGGGTGTATTCCTGCATGTCTCATCTCCCTGATGGAATCCAGATGCCATTCCTGCAGCGTCCGATGATGCCTGCACGGCCGTGGTGGCGGCATGCAGACAGTCCGTACGACAATACACGCTTGCACCGGGGAGATCGCAATGGACTGGGTAGCACGTGCACGCACGCTGGCGCTGGAGGCCCATGCCGGCCAGGTCGACAAGGCGGGACACCCCTACATCGGCCACGTTGGCCGGGTGGCCGCTGCCGTGCGCGGCGATGATGAAGCCGAGGCGGTGGCCTGGCTGCATGATGTGATCGAGGACTGCCCGGCCTTCGCTGGGCAGGTGCAGGCCTTTCCCGCCCCGTTGCAGGACGCGGTCCGGCTGCTGAGCCGGACGTCTGCGGCGGATGCCAACACGTACTACGCACGAATTTCGGCGGATCCGCTGGCACTGAAGGTCAAGCTGGCCGACATCGCCGACAATGCCGATGAAGCGCGGCTGGCATCGCTGGATGCCGCCACCGCTGAGCGCCTGCGTGACAAATACCGACGGGCCTTGGCGGCGCTTGGCCAGCCGGCCACGCCGGCAGCACCACCCATCGAACACTGATTTACCCCCCAGCCCGGCTGATGCCTGTTGCGGTGCAGCAGTACAATGGGGCGCTTCCCCCGCCCCTTTGCGCCCCCGAATGAGCCCCAACTCCCCCCTGGCCGCTCGGCTGACGCCGCGCCAGCGCACCCTGATCATCCTCGCCCTGTCGTTGGGCGGCTTCGCCATCGGCACCAGTGAATTCGCCAGCATGGGCCTGATGCTGGAGATCAGCCGCGGCCTGTCGATCAGCGAGACGCAGGTCGGCCACCTGATCAGCGCATACGCCATCGGCGTGGTGGTGGGCGCACCGATCCTGGCCTTCGTCGGCGCCAGCTTCCCGCGCCGCAAGCTGCTGCTGGCGTTGATGGGGTTCTATGCCGTCGGCAATCTGGCCAGCGCATTGGCCCCGAACTACGGCACGATGCTGGTGGCGCGCTTCGTCGCTGGCCTGCCGCATGGTGCCTACTTCGGCGTGGCGATGCTGGTGGCCGCAGCGATCAGCCCGGCCGGCCAGCGCGGGCAAGCGATGTCGCGTGTGCTGTTGGGGCTGTCGGTGGCGATCCTGATCGGCAATCCGCTGACAACCTGGCTGGGCCAGCAGCTGAGCTGGCGCACCGCCTTCGCCCTGGTCAGCGTGCTGGCCATCGCCACGGTGGCGATGATCGCGCGCTTCCTGCTGCCCGATCCGGATGAGGTGCGGACCTCGCCGATGCGCGAGCTGCGCGCATTCAACACCACCCAGGTATGGCTTGCGCTGTCGATCGGCGCGGTGGGCTTTGCCGGCATGTTCTGCGTGTTCACCTACCTGGCACCGACCCTGGTGCAGGTGACCGGCGTGGCCGAGTCGTGGATGCCGCTGGCGGTGGGCGTATTCGGCATCGGCGCGATCATCGGCAACATCGCCGGCGGCTGGCTGGTCGACAAATTCCACTTCAAGGCCGCCGCCGTGGTGCTGGCGTGGTCGATCGTGATGCTGCTGCTGTACCCGCTTGCTGCAGAATCGGTGTGGACCATCGGCCCGATGATCATCACCGTGGGCACGATGGGCGCCCTGGCTGCGGTGTTGCAGACGCGCCTGATGGACGTGGCGGGCGAAGCGCAGACCCTGGCCGCCGCCTCCAACCATGCGGCGTTCAACACCGCCAATGCACTCGGCCCGTGGCTGGGCGGCATGGCGATCAGCGCCGGCTTCAGCCCGGCCACCACCGGTTACGTCGGTGCGGCGACGGCGGTCGGCGGCCTGCTGCTGTGGTGCGTGTCGGTGATGCTGGAGAAGCGCAGGGTTGCCATCGCCGGCAGCCGCTGAACTGCGCACGGTTCGTCAGCCGTCGCCCAGGCGACGGTGTTGCCCAGGAGGCAACAGGCAGCACCACGCTGGTAGCGGCTGCACACCGCACCTACCGCAGGCAATAGCTGAAGCGTTCGTCCAGTGCCATGGCCTCATCCTGGCGCTGCACCCGCTCAAGCACGTCGACGATCTGCTGGAAGCGACGCCCCAGCGCCTCTCTGGAAACCTGATGGCCGCTCCAGGTCAGCTGCAGCGGGCGC
This region includes:
- a CDS encoding type IV secretory system conjugative DNA transfer family protein — protein: MLSSKKYLLIAIITLATLLLGFVLSGYLTLLLLGLDTKLLTWNTYYQYFHAIGQPQVAPFVGKIKWAGYLGFGLPLLVLAIVGLVVLLKKDKRSLHGDARFATSADLAKHGMFKKSGQSIVVGSHGGKLVRLDGQQFVILAAPTRSGKGVGVVIPNLLEYGESLVVLDIKQENFDLTSGWRASQGQEIYLFNPFAEDRRTHRWNPLSYVSDDPAFRVSDLMSIGAMLYPDGSEDQKFWISQARNAFIAFTLYLFENWDDERSSGFPGGQGTPTLGAVYRLSSGDGSDLKKFLKGLSERPFLSSNARSAFANMLSQADETFASILGTFKEPLNPWINPVLDKATSTNDFLLTDVRKKKMTIYIGIQPNKLAESRLIINLFFSQLINLNTKELPKSNPDLKYQCLLLMDEFTSIGKVEIIASAVSYMAGYNVRLLPIIQSMSQLDATYGREVSRTIITNHALQILYAPREQQDANDYSDMLGYTTIRKKNVTHAREKTHSFTEERRALMLPQELKAMGPDKEVFLYEGIPHPVKCDKIRYYKDRYFTSRLLPKVDVPMLDV
- a CDS encoding MFS transporter, which codes for MSPNSPLAARLTPRQRTLIILALSLGGFAIGTSEFASMGLMLEISRGLSISETQVGHLISAYAIGVVVGAPILAFVGASFPRRKLLLALMGFYAVGNLASALAPNYGTMLVARFVAGLPHGAYFGVAMLVAAAISPAGQRGQAMSRVLLGLSVAILIGNPLTTWLGQQLSWRTAFALVSVLAIATVAMIARFLLPDPDEVRTSPMRELRAFNTTQVWLALSIGAVGFAGMFCVFTYLAPTLVQVTGVAESWMPLAVGVFGIGAIIGNIAGGWLVDKFHFKAAAVVLAWSIVMLLLYPLAAESVWTIGPMIITVGTMGALAAVLQTRLMDVAGEAQTLAAASNHAAFNTANALGPWLGGMAISAGFSPATTGYVGAATAVGGLLLWCVSVMLEKRRVAIAGSR
- a CDS encoding barstar family protein, encoding MDIELDGNRIHSERAFHETLALALGVERGYGNNLDALWDLLSASVERPLQLTWSGHQVSREALGRRFQQIVDVLERVQRQDEAMALDERFSYCLR
- a CDS encoding phosphohydrolase encodes the protein MDWVARARTLALEAHAGQVDKAGHPYIGHVGRVAAAVRGDDEAEAVAWLHDVIEDCPAFAGQVQAFPAPLQDAVRLLSRTSAADANTYYARISADPLALKVKLADIADNADEARLASLDAATAERLRDKYRRALAALGQPATPAAPPIEH